One region of Limnospira fusiformis SAG 85.79 genomic DNA includes:
- a CDS encoding Uma2 family endonuclease, which translates to MVSQPKIATQHEIIYPDSDGKPMAENTIQFRWIMTIYHNLAWLFALQADVFVAGDLLWYPVEGNNKIRQAPDVMVVFGVEKGDRGSYQQWKEKAIAPQVVLEILSPGNRPGELTRKLLFYDRYGVEEYYIYDPENNDLSGCIRSGDHLAMIEEMQNWVSPRLQVRFELSEETLTLYNPQGQPFSSPLEIEQQLQQERSRAEQVTAELEEERSRAEQERSRAEQVTAELEEERSRAEQVTAELEEERRKAKRLEMLLREAGIDGDRL; encoded by the coding sequence ATGGTTTCTCAGCCAAAAATAGCAACTCAGCATGAAATTATCTATCCTGATTCTGACGGTAAACCGATGGCCGAGAATACGATTCAGTTTCGCTGGATTATGACCATATATCACAATCTGGCGTGGTTATTTGCCCTACAGGCGGATGTGTTTGTGGCGGGGGATTTACTCTGGTATCCGGTGGAAGGAAATAATAAGATACGCCAAGCGCCCGATGTTATGGTGGTGTTTGGGGTAGAGAAGGGAGACCGGGGTTCTTACCAACAGTGGAAAGAAAAGGCGATCGCCCCCCAGGTGGTGTTGGAAATTCTGTCTCCGGGGAACCGACCGGGAGAACTGACTCGGAAGTTGTTATTTTACGATCGCTATGGGGTGGAGGAATATTATATTTATGACCCGGAAAACAATGATTTGAGCGGGTGTATCCGTTCGGGCGATCATCTGGCTATGATTGAGGAAATGCAGAATTGGGTGAGTCCCCGCCTGCAAGTTCGATTTGAGTTGTCCGAGGAGACTTTAACACTTTATAATCCCCAGGGTCAGCCGTTTTCTTCTCCCCTGGAAATCGAGCAACAATTACAACAGGAGCGCTCGCGAGCCGAACAAGTGACCGCCGAGTTGGAAGAGGAGCGCTCGCGAGCCGAACAGGAGCGCTCGCGAGCCGAACAAGTGACCGCCGAGTTGGAAGAGGAGCGCTCGCGAGCCGAACAAGTGACCGCCGAGTTGGAAGAGGAGCGCCGAAAGGCTAAAAGGTTGG